The Chionomys nivalis chromosome 20, mChiNiv1.1, whole genome shotgun sequence genome includes a region encoding these proteins:
- the Mfhas1 gene encoding malignant fibrous histiocytoma-amplified sequence 1, protein MAGKDSGNLKTVRLWRDAALRARKLRSNLRQLTLSCPGAGGDALDSPDAPQLVLPANIGDIEVLNLGNNGLEDVPEGLGSAVGSLRVLVLRRNRFARLPPAVAELGHHLTELDVSHNRLTVLGAEVVSALRELRKLNLSHNQLPALPAQLGALAHLEELDVSFNRLAHLPDSFSSLNHLRTLDVDHNQLTAFPRQLLQLTALEELDVSSNRLRGLPEDISALRALKILWLSGAELGTLPSGFCELASLESLMLDNNGLQALPPEFSRLQRLKMLNLSSNLFEEFPAALLPLAGLEELYLSRNQLTSVPSLIAGLGRLLTLWLDNNRIRYLPDSIVELTGLEELVLQGNQIAVLPDNFGQLSRVGLWKIKDNPLIQPPYEVCMKGIPYIAAYQKELAHSQPAVQPRLKLLLMGHKAAGKTLLRHCLTEDKVEGDQGGGDKEKSYLLFPPLGSKGIEVTSWTADASRGLRFIVYDLAGDESYEVIQPFFLSPGALYVLVVNLATYEPRCFPTAVGTFLHRVGARVPHAVVCIVGTHADLCGERELEEKCLDIHRQIALQEKHDAEGLSHLAKVVDEALARDFELRSASPHAAYYGVSDKNLRRRKAHFQYLLNHRLQILSPVLPVNCRDPHQLQRLRDKLLSVAEHREIFPNLHRVLPRSWQVLEELHFQPPQAQRLWLSWWDSARLGLQAGLTEDRLQSALSYLHESGKLLYFEDSPALKEHVFHNLTRLIDILNVFFQRDASLLLHKLLLGTSGEGEGEGESFPTIAVPTSGQDPLRATQLHHYVEGFLLHGLLPAHVIRLLLKPHVQAQQDLQLLLELLEKMGLCYCLNKPKGKPLNGSTAWYKFPCYVQNEVPHAEAWINGTNLAGQSFVAEQLQIEYSFPFTFPPGLFARYSVQINSHVVHRSDGKFQIFAYRGKVPVVVSYRPAKGVLQPDTLSIASHASLPNIWTAWQAITPLVEELNVLLQEWPGLHYTVHILCSKCLKRGSPNPHAFPGELLSQPRPEGVAEIICPKNGSERVNVALVYPPTPTVISPCSKKNVGEKHRNQ, encoded by the coding sequence ATGGCTGGCAAGGACAGTGGCAACCTGAAGACGGTGAGACTGTGGCGGGACGCCGCCCTGCGCGCCAGGAAGCTGCGGAGCAACCTGCGCCAGCTCACGCTCAGCTGCCCGGGGGCCGGAGGCGACGCACTCGACTCCCCAGACGCCCCCCAGCTGGTGCTGCCGGCCAACATCGGGGACATTGAGGTGCTGAACCTGGGGAACAACGGCCTGGAGGATGTGCCTGAAGGTCTGGGGTCGGCTGTGGGCAGCCTTCGCGTCTTGGTGTTGCGCAGGAACCGCTTTGCCCGGCTGCCCCCTGCGGTGGCGGAGCTAGGCCATCACCTTACGGAGCTGGACGTGAGCCACAACCGGCTGACAGTCCTGGGTGCCGAGGTGGTGAGCGCCCTAAGGGAGCTGCGCAAGCTCAACTTGAGCCACAACCAGCTGCCAGCTCTGCCTGCCCAGCTGGGTGCCCTCGCCCACCTGGAGGAGCTGGATGTCAGCTTCAACCGGCTAGCACATCTGCCAGATTCCTTCTCCAGCCTCAACCACCTGCGCACCCTCGACGTGGACCACAACCAACTCACCGCCTTTCCCAGGCAGCTGTTGCAGCTGACTGCCTTGGAGGAGCTGGACGTATCTAGCAACCGGCTGCGAGGCCTACCTGAGGATATCAGTGCCCTGCGTGCCCTCAAGATTCTCTGGCTTAGTGGGGCCGAGCTTGGCACCCTGCCCAGCGGCTTCTGCGAGCTGGCCAGTTTAGAAAGCCTCATGTTAGACAACAACGGGCTGCAGGCTCTGCCCCCCGAATTCAGCCGCCTGCAAAGACTCAAGATGCTCAACCTCTCTTCCAACCTCTTTGAGGAGTTTCCTGCTGCGCTGCTGcccctggctggtctggaggaGCTCTATCTTAGTCGCAACCAGCTCACCTCAGTGCCATCCCTTATCGCCGGGCTGGGCCGGCTTCTCACCCTGTGGCTGGATAATAACCGCATCCGCTACTTGCCAGACTCCATCGTGGAGCTGACCGGCCTGGAGGAGCTGGTGCTTCAGGGCAACCAGATCGCTGTTCTGCCTGACAACTTTGGCCAGCTCTCCAGGGTAGGCTTGTGGAAAATCAAGGACAACCCACTGATTCAGCCCCCTTACGAAGTCTGCATGAAGGGGATCCCTTACATCGCAGCCTACCAGAAGGAACTGGCTCATTCCCAGCCAGCTGTGCAGCCCCGCCTCAAGCTGCTCCTAATGGGCCATAAGGCTGCAGGGAAGACCCTGCTCCGGCATTGCCTCACCGAGGACAAAGTGGAGGGAGATCAAGGAGGAGGGGACAAGGAGAAGAGCTACCTACTCTTCCCTCCCCTTGGGAGCAAGGGCATCGAGGTGACCAGCTGGACTGCGGATGCTTCCCGGGGCCTGCGGTTCATTGTGTATGACTTAGCCGGTGATGAAAGCTACGAGGTGATAcagcccttcttcctctccccaggaGCCCTGTATGTGCTGGTGGTCAACTTGGCCACCTATGAACCTCGCTGCTTTCCTACTGCTGTGGGCACCTTCTTGCACCGGGTGGGGGCCCGGGTGCCTCACGCTGTGGTGTGCATTGTGGGCACCCACGCGGACCTGTGCGGGGAACGGGAGCTTGAGGAAAAGTGTCTGGACATTCACCGCCAGATCGCTCTACAGGAGAAGCACGATGCAGAGGGCCTAAGCCATCTAGCCAAGGTGGTGGACGAGGCCCTGGCTCGGGACTTCGAGCTGCGCTCTGCCAGCCCCCATGCCGCCTACTACGGTGTTTCAGACAAGAACCTTCGGAGGCGCAAGGCCCATTTTCAGTACCTACTTAACCACCGGCTGCAGATCCTCTCCCCCGTGTTGCCTGTTAACTGCAGGGACCCCCACCAATTGCAACGCCTTCGCGACAAGCTGCTCTCTGTCGCTGAGCACCGAGAGATCTTCCCCAACTTACACAGAGTCCTGCCTCGATCCTGGCAGGTGCTCGAGGAACTGCACTTCCAGCCACCTCAGGCACAGCGACTGTGGCTAAGCTGGTGGGACTCGGCCCGCCTGGGTCTGCAGGCGGGTCTGACAGAGGACCGGCTGCAGAGTGCCCTTTCCTATCTGCACGAGAGCGGCAAGCTACTCTATTTCGAAGATAGCCCGGCCCTCAAGGAGCACGTCTTCCACAACCTCACCCGCCTCATAGACATCCTCAATGTCTTTTTCCAGAGGGATGCTTCTTTGCTGCTGCATAAGCTGCTCCTGGGGACCAGTGGAGAgggcgagggggagggggagagtttCCCCACCATAGCAGTGCCCACCTCGGGTCAGGACCCACTCCGGGCCACCCAGCTTCATCATTATGTGGAAGGGTTTCTGCTGCATGGGCTCCTGCCAGCCCATGTCATCCGGTTGCTGCTTAAGCCTCATGTCCAGGCCCAGCAGGACTTGCAGCTCCTCCTGGAGCTGTTGGAGAAGATGGGACTCTGTTACTGCCTCAATAAACCCAAAGGCAAGCCTTTGAACGGCTCCACAGCTTGGTACAAGTTCCCATGCTACGTGCAGAACGAGGTGCCCCACGCAGAGGCCTGGATCAACGGGACCAACCTAGCTGGGCAGTCTTTTGTGGCCGAACAGTTACAGATCGAATATAGTTTCCCCTTTACCTTTCCACCTGGATTGTTTGCACGCTACAGTGTCCAGATCAACAGCCACGTGGTGCACAGGTCGGATGGGAAGTTTCAGATCTTTGCATATCGAGGGAAAGTCCCTGTGGTGGTGAGCTACAGACCCGCCAAGGGGGTCCTGCAGCCGGACACCCTGTCCATTGCTAGCCACGCATCGTTACCAAATATATGGACCGCATGGCAAGCCATCACCCCTCTGGTAGAGGAACTGAATGTCCTACTTCAGGAATGGCCTGGACTGCACTACACTGTGCACATCCTCTGTTCTAAGTGCCTTAAGAGAGGGTCCCCCAATCCACACGCTTTCCCAG